The following proteins are co-located in the Streptomyces sp. NBC_01198 genome:
- a CDS encoding M15 family metallopeptidase, with amino-acid sequence MTGTPSGAHRRLSTATAAGREDTRLVVIRGNSASGKSSVAQSLRDHYGRGIAIVGQDVIRRNVLREHDTARGANIALLARIAREALNAGFHVVLEGILYADRYGHMITSLVRDHRGVSSCYYLDVPLETTFARHASKADAAYLAQVTDSHLASWYRELDLLPGGLETVIPADSTLRETLARIVRETGLAAASPIPPPQCEPSQGDSMNALVLMSDPQVAAIPVRECGEPLVDMRGHSFRVDPRKQDPLGAFTLVREGVLARLEHARSLLPAGTDLLFIEGYRPLALQQRYFTEYRDELAAAHPGWTAEQLHQAAGRYVSPPQIAPHSAGAAVDVTLVDQDGHEIDLGTRVNASPEESDGACFTHATNLSHYARHYRALLLNAMETAGFTNYGTEFWHFSVADRYDALMRQEPHARYGPIELA; translated from the coding sequence ATGACCGGCACGCCGAGTGGCGCACACCGTCGCCTGTCCACTGCAACCGCGGCCGGCCGCGAGGACACCCGCCTTGTGGTGATCCGCGGCAACTCGGCTTCAGGCAAGTCAAGCGTGGCCCAGAGCCTGCGAGATCACTACGGCCGCGGTATCGCGATCGTGGGGCAGGACGTGATCCGCCGGAACGTGCTCAGGGAACACGACACCGCGCGCGGCGCCAACATCGCCTTGCTGGCCCGGATCGCCCGCGAAGCACTGAACGCCGGCTTTCACGTGGTGCTCGAAGGGATCCTGTACGCCGACCGCTACGGCCACATGATCACGTCTCTGGTGCGGGACCACCGCGGCGTCTCCAGCTGCTACTACCTGGACGTGCCGTTGGAAACGACATTCGCCCGGCACGCGTCGAAGGCGGATGCCGCTTACCTGGCGCAAGTCACCGACAGCCACCTCGCCTCCTGGTACCGCGAGCTGGATCTGCTGCCCGGCGGTCTGGAGACCGTGATCCCGGCCGACAGCACACTGCGGGAAACCCTCGCGCGAATCGTGCGCGAAACCGGCCTGGCCGCTGCCTCCCCCATCCCGCCGCCGCAGTGCGAGCCGTCACAGGGAGACTCGATGAACGCTCTGGTGCTGATGTCCGATCCGCAGGTCGCCGCGATCCCGGTGCGCGAGTGCGGGGAGCCACTCGTCGACATGCGGGGCCACAGCTTCCGCGTCGATCCCCGTAAGCAGGACCCGCTCGGCGCGTTCACCCTCGTCCGCGAGGGCGTCCTGGCCCGGCTGGAGCACGCCCGCTCGCTCCTGCCCGCCGGCACCGACCTGCTGTTCATCGAGGGCTACCGGCCGCTCGCCCTCCAGCAGCGCTACTTCACCGAATACCGGGACGAGCTGGCCGCCGCCCACCCCGGCTGGACCGCTGAACAGCTGCACCAGGCCGCCGGCCGCTACGTATCGCCACCGCAGATCGCGCCCCACTCCGCGGGCGCGGCGGTGGACGTCACCCTCGTCGACCAGGACGGCCACGAAATCGACCTCGGCACCCGCGTCAACGCCTCCCCCGAGGAGAGCGACGGCGCCTGCTTCACTCACGCCACGAACCTCAGCCATTACGCACGCCACTACCGCGCGCTGCTGCTCAACGCCATGGAGACCGCCGGCTTTACGAACTACGGAACCGAGTTCTGGCACTTCTCGGTAGCGGACCGGTACGACGCGCTGATGCGGCAGGAGCCGCACGCGCGGTATGGGCCGATCGAACTGGCTTAG